The proteins below come from a single Chelmon rostratus isolate fCheRos1 chromosome 12, fCheRos1.pri, whole genome shotgun sequence genomic window:
- the LOC121614935 gene encoding inner ear-specific collagen-like encodes MESHEEDGSAVDPNTYHWPVSDEGEAPEMPPDGRISPLQLPPTGINMTEDSNKLRMLGATNPAMPPMPDMAICDMLLNAPVPPPSDQIPFFCLCSHCKGTMGPKGETGDRGPPGAPGSPGRRGMMGFKGHRGFTGPQGMKGQKGDLGEKGQPGAVGFTGTKGERGFKGEKGDRGMVGPAGAQGPQGETGTCPASCESVPGPSGVQGAPGPAGSRGLPGVQGPMGPKGFKGDKGDLGRPGDPGMNGQKGDQGEQGVCECTDGNDGEQGQKGDKGDSGDSGAEGAQGVQGPMGLKGNMGPMGPPGPCSPAIQSAFSARINESFPMKNLPVPFPNVLSNQQGHFNPIKGIYTAPVNGTYVFSFHLAVAKKTLKVGLYVNYYPMVRATEGTDMSTTSQTIILHLNMGDRVWMQVKDETTNGMYTDNESSCTFSGYLHHPDSCEMPVIRHYHLMTPKDHVETYSWDGPTGTPTTSP; translated from the exons ATGGAGTCCCACGAAGAGGACGGCTCCGCTGTGGACCCCAACACCTACCACTGGCCCGTCTCAGATGAGGGGGAGGCGCCGGAGATGCCTCCCGACGGCCGGATCAGCCCCCTGCAGCTGCCCCCCACAGGCATCAACATGACCGAAGACTCCAACAAGCTTCGGATGCTGGGGGCCACCAACCCGGCGATGCCCCCCATGCCTGACATGGCGATCTGTGACATGCTGTTGAACGCGCCAGTGCCGCCACCAAGCGACCAGATTccctttttctgcctctgctcgCACTGTAAAGGCACGATGGGGCCCAAAGGAGAGACCGGAGACCGGGGCCCCCCAG GTGCACCTGGGAGTCCAGGGAGAAGAGGAATGATGGGGTTCAAAGGTCATCGAGGATTCACAGGCCCTCAGGGGATGAAAG GTCAGAAGGGAGACCTGGGGGAGAAAGGGCAGCCTGGAGCTGTCGGTTTCACCGGGACGAAGGGCGAGCGAGGCTTCAAAG GAGAAAAAGGGGACAGAGGAATGGTTGGCCCTGCAGGTGCACAGGGCCCGCAGGGAGAGACTGGCACATGCCCCGCCTCCTGCGAGAGTGTCCCGGGTCCATCAGGTGTACAAGGCGCCCCTGGACCAGCTGGAAGCCGTGGCCTGCCTGGGGTCCAGGGACCTATGGGACCAAAAGGTTTTAAGGGAGATAAGGGTGACCTGGGTAGACCCGGTGACCCCGGGATGAACGGCCAGAAGGGTGATCAAGGTGAGCAGGGGGTGTGTGAGTGCACAGACGGCAATGATGGGGAACAAGGACAAAAGGGGGATAAAGGGGACAGTGGTGACTCAGGTGCCGAGGGTGCACAGGGTGTACAGGGTCCCATGGGTCTAAAAGGTAACATGGGTCCCATGGGGCCACCTGGGCCCTGCTCTCCGGCCATCCAGTCGGCATTCTCCGCACGTATTAACGAGTcgtttccaatgaaaaacttGCCTGTTCCTTTCCCAAACGTCCTGAGCAACCAGCAGGGGCACTTCAACCCAATCAAGGGCATTTACACAGCCCCTGTCAACGGCACCTACGTCTTCTCCTTCCACCTGGCGGTCGCCAAGAAGACTCTTAAAGTCGGCCTGTACGTCAACTACTACCCTATGGTCAGAGCAACAGAAGGAACCGACATGTCCACCACAAGCCAGACTATCATCCTTCACCTCAACATGGGAGACCGGGTGTGGATGCAGGTGAAGGATGAAACCACCAACGGCATGTACACCGACAACGAGAGCAGCTGCACGTTCTCTGGGTATCTTCACCACCCCGACTCCTGCGAAATGCCCGTGATCCGACACTATCACCTGATGACACCGAAAGATCATGTGGAAACCTATAGCTGGGATGGTCCTACAGGCACCCCCACCACCTCACCATAG
- the proca gene encoding vitamin K-dependent protein C gives MAEQREERTRSPSSLDSAWKKRRMMGAQRRKPVALTDTPEASPGFTPVPVHSSSLRLWTLSKHWQLVINTAEPEQTIVSVRGFDSSHTLGKYTQTVCSRLIGCRCDRGHVPPRPVCVRHRGSVVGVGLQPVRRLREIKTDAAVCLCSVFSDPPEAHMLLRSRRANSFLEELKPASMERECVEEKCDFEEAREIFQTREATLEFWTVYTDGNQCHSNLCVHGACVDQYQGYACLCNRGYEGKYCDQPQTATNCSVNNGGCDHDCRESEDGLTRSCSCVKGYQLHVNARKCEPKGPSSCGQLLIGRSSYTKPMDGLLPWMVGGEVGKKGESPWQVLLLNARGRFHCGGVLIDESWVLTAAHCLDSSLRFRVRLGDYERLRDEGTEVTLRVVQTFKHPNYDSRTVDNDIALLRLETPAPFSDYVVPVCLPSRKMAERVLHLNGTRTVVTGWGKDDLDSTQFSSALNVIKVPLVSRDVCARQMSHNISDNVLCAGILGQRMDACEGDSGGPMVTLYRDTWFLIGLVSWGEGCGREDKLGIYTKVSNYNEWISSVREEWDRGQHPRGPPSV, from the exons ATGGccgagcagagggaggagaggacgaggagTCCCAGCAGCCTGGACAGCGcctggaagaagaggaggatgatgggagCCCAGAGGAGGAAG CCGGTGGCGCTCACCGACACCCCCGAGGCCAGCCCGGGTTTCACACCTGTACCTGTTCACA GCTCCAGCCTCAGACTGTGGACTCTCAGTAAACACTGGCAGTTAGTCATTAACACAGCAGAACCGGAGCAAACCATCGTCTCTGTCCGCGGCTTCGATTCGTCACAC ACACTGGGTAAATACACTCAGACCGTCTGCTCccgtctgattggctgcaggtgCGATCGAGGTCATGTCCCGCCTCgtcctgtgtgtgtccgtcACCGTGGCTCTGTGGTCGGCGTCGGTCTTCAGCCTGTCAG GCGGCTGcgtgaaataaaaactgacgCTGCGGTCTGTCTCTGCTCAGTGTTCTCGGACCCCCCGGAGGCCCATATGCTGCTCCGCTCTCGGCGGGCCAACTCCTTCCTGGAGGAGCTGAAACCTGCGTCCATGGAGCGCGAATGTGTGGAGGAAAAATGCGACTTTGAAGAAGCCAGAGAGATTTTTCAAACCAGGGAAGCTACA ctggagTTCTGGACAGTGTACACAG ATGGGAACCAGTGTCACTCCAACCTGTGCGTTCACGGAGCCTGTGTGGATCAGTACCAAGGTTACGCCTGCCTCTGTAACCGTGGATACGAGGGAAAATACTGCGACCAAC CTCAAACAGCCACTAACTGCTCTGTGAACAACGGCGGCTGCGACCACGACTGTCGGGAGAGCGAGGACGGCCTGacgaggagctgcagctgtgtgaaggGATACCAGCTGCACGTCAACGCCAGGAAGTGTGAACCCAAAG GTCCGTCGTCCTGCGGTCAGCTGCTGATCGGCAGGTCGTCGTACACCAAACCCATGGACGGCCTGCTGCCTTGGATggtgggaggggaggtgggaAAGAAGGGGGAGAGTCCCTGGCAG GTGCTGTTACTGAACGCTAGAGGGCGCTTTCACTGCGGCGGCGTCCTCATCGATGAGAGCTGGGTCCTGACCGCCGCCCACTGCCTCGACAGCAGCCTGAGATTCAGAGTGCGACTGG GTGACTATGAGCGTCTCAGAGATGAAGGTACCGAGGTGACCCTGAGGGTGGTCCAAACCTTCAAACACCCGAACTACGACAGCAGGACTGTGGACAACGACATCGCCCTGCTGCGTCTGGAGACGCCCGCCCCCTTCTCTGACTACGTTGTCCCCGTTTGTCTGCCGAGTCGCAAAATGGCCGAGCGGGTGCTGCACCTGAACGGCACGCGCACCGTGGTGACCGGCTGGGGCAAAGACGACCTGGACAGCACCCAGTTCAGCTCGGCGCTCAACGTCATCAAAGTCCCGCTGGTCAGCCGCGACGTCTGCGCCCGCCAGATGTCCCACAACATCTCCGATAACGTCCTCTGCGCCGGGATCCTCGGACAGAGGATGGACGCCTGCGAGGGGGACAGCGGCGGACCGATGGTCACCCTGTACCGCGACACCTGGTTCCTGATCGGCCTGGTGTCCTGGGGCGAGGGCTGCGGCAGGGAGGACAAGCTGGGCATCTACACCAAGGTGTCCAACTACAACGAGTGGATCAGCAGCGTGCGTGAAGAATGGGACAGAGGTCAACATCCACGAGGACCCCCAAGCGTATGA
- the dusp28 gene encoding dual specificity phosphatase 28, whose translation MLQLCKVTKDLFISNARSACSDELVQQEAVTLCINVSKQQPFPSVGIKKLQVPVYDDPNEDLYSHFDRCADAIQKEANRGGRSVVYCKNGRSRSATICIAYLMKHRKLTLTDALQKVKTARHVIDPNPGFLSQLQRYEQELKKR comes from the exons ATGCTGCAGTTGTGCAAAGTCACCAAGGATCTGTTCATCAGTAACGCCCGTTCAGCCTGCAGCGACGAGCTCGTCCAGCAGGAGGCGGTGACGCTCTGCATCAACGTGTCCAAGCAGCAGCCGTTTCCCTCCGTCGGCATCAAGAAGCTGCAGGTCCCCGTCTACGACGATCCCAACGAGGACCTCTACAGCCACTTCGACCGCTGTGCCGACGCCATCCAGAAGGAGGCGAACCGCGGCGGGCGCAGCGTCGTCTACTGCAAGAACGGACGCAGCCGCTCGGCCACCATCTGCATCGCCTACCTGATGAAGCACCGCAAACTGACGCTGACGGACGCGTTACAG AAAGTGAAGACGGCTCGTCACGTGATCGATCCGAATCCCGGCTTCCTGTCGCAGCTGCAGAGGTACGAacaggagctgaagaagagatga